CGGCCAGCGGTGACAGATCTAGGTATGTGATATGTTTAGAGTGCTCCTGCAGTTCGAGAGGTTTTTTATTTTTTTTTTTTTTTTCAAGCAGAAGACGGCATACGAGATGTAGAGAGGTCTCGTGGGCTCGGAGATGTGTTATAAGAGACAGGTTTAGAACCTAGTCCAATATTCTTTTTACATTTATGCACTGCCCTATCATATTCAGGCAACTTATAAATAAATGATTTTAATTCATTATTTTTTAAATTATGAATAATATTTAAATCAATTTTAAACTCTTTATTAACCCATAAAATATTTTCATTAATTAATCCCTCATTTATCAAACCTAATTGGGCTATTAGTTCAATAGCCCTATAAAGTCTTGCAACGGCATCATCATATTTGCCTTCTTCAATTCTTCTATAGGCATTATTCAATAAATCAGGTAAATAAAATTTAACATTCTCTGGTTTAATCAGGCCTCTTTTAGAAACTTTCAGTTGTAAGAACTTCCAATTATTTTTTATTTGATTTAAAAATTCGGGATGGTTTTCATCAAAATATGATTTGAGATTATCTGAGTTTTCAATTCTTTCAATAATATTTAAAAAGGTATTGCTGATTGTTTTTTTATCATATAGATTATTGAATTTATCCCATGAGTCATAAACCTTAACAATATCCCTGGACAAGTCTGCAATTTCTTTAAGATTATCAGATTCCAGTTTACCAATAGCTTCTTCGAAGTTTAATTTTGCAGCTTCAAATTGGTATTTATTAAAGAAATCCATACCTTTATTGAATTCCATCACTGCAAAAACATCATAAGGATCCCTTTGGTCTTTTATTGATTCAAAACCATTTTGAACAATACCCAAACCCTCTTTGTCTCTTCCTTTAAAATCTTTAGAACCAACATAAGAATATGTGCACTCTTCTCCAATTGCCGCTAAAACCAATCCTGAAACCATTGGTTTTGTTCCCCCTGTGAAATCCACATGGATGTTATCATATTGCTTTTGCAATTCTTGAATAACCTCCCTAGATTTTGCAAATGAATCCTCCAAATTTTCATGATTATTAACGACTTTCACATTATATTGATCATCTGACAAACAACATTCTTCTACAATATTGTTAGTTATATCAACCGAATCATTTGAGCATAAAAAATATGTAAAGTCTGGTTTAAAATAATTAATGGAAAAAATCAGTGGTTCCGGAGAACCACCGCAACTTAAAATTAACGCTTTCATATTAAACTTCTCCAAAAGACAATTGAATCCAACCTAATGGCATTCCACCAACTTGAGTGATTTTTCTTGATTTAGGGAATGAATAATCATAAGTTTTGCCTCGAGTACCTTTCCTAATCCTTTCAAATATCGTTTCATCATGATCCATAATTTTTAAACCAACAGTAGTTGCTAAAAATCCAGAACCTCCGCCCACTCTTAAAACAGGATTATCGATTGAATTTTGCTTTTCTAGATTTAAGTAAAACTTGTTTAGATAATCAATTTCATAATCTTCACTAAATTCTATTTCATTGCGAATTAGTGATTTTGAAAAATTAAATATGTATCTTTTGATATTTTTAATATCAATTAAATGCTTTTTATCGTCAAGACCTAAGCTTTTAAAGATATCATAATCATAATGATTTCTAATTTCAAAAGATAGCTTTTTTCCTCTGGCAATTGTTTCAAGATAGATTAAAATTGGTTCATGAGTTCTTTTATTTTTAGAGTAAAATTCATTATCTCCCCATTTAAAAGAAGCCATGACAGTTGCAACATCATATATTGTAGGGGATTTAATTGTGTTCGTATCTGAAACTTGTAAAAATTTCATGATATCCCATTGTGCAGGAGGTGCTTTAGGAGGTGCTTTATTTGATGCGAAAATATCGTTCATGAATCTTCCATAATTTTTCTTAATGACAGAACCATTATCACTTAAAATGTTTTTTGAAATTTTTGAAATCAATCTGCCGTCAAGTTCGTTGAACAAAATTGCAGTTTTAATTGCCCCTTTTATGGATGAACCTGGAATATATAACTCATTTAAAGTTTTAATTGCTTCTGCAATCTCTTGTGATGGGTAAATTTCTTTTTTAGTTTTATCAATAGCCTTATACTTCACATAAGAATTTGAAATTCTAGAATCGAAATTTCCTAAATTGAAATTAGGGTTTGACAAATCTCTTAGTAAATCGTCTTTTTTATTTTCATCAAGAGATGAAAAATAACTAGACACGTCCATCCTTTTAATAATATTTAAAATATTGCCTTTATTAGTTTTAGCCTTTGATTTAACATATTCTGAAGCAGTATATTTTTCACCTGAACCTATATGAATTGGAGATAAAACCTTAATATCGCATTTCATTATTTAATCTCCTTACTGAATCTTAGCGGATATGCATAACCATATTCAATTGCAGGATTAATATCCCCCGATTTAACAATATTACCATATGTTAATTGGAAATTTGGAAATACGGAACCCTCTTTGAAAAATCTTACTTGTTTTCTTATCTCACCAGATTTATCCCTTCCTCTTTTAGAACCAATTTCATAAAATGAATATTCATTGATTCGTTTCAAGTCATTTTCTGTTGGAATGAATCTTGAAAGTGAAACAAACATATTATCCCCTTCATTATCCTCATAATTTAAAACACTTTCAATTTCAAAATCAAAATGTCCCTTACCAGTTGAAATATCTCTTCCAAATCCACGATCTTTTAAAAATTTCATAGCGGATTCAATGATTTTGCCATAGCCCTCATCAAATAGGTAGACTAAGTAAAATAATCCTAGATTTTTATAACTATCTCCTTGAGTGTAGAATATTTCTGTTTCATTAATTAGTCTGTTTACCATATTGTTTGGAAGTATATTTTCACCAAAACCAAAATCAACATTTAGTTTTTCACTCATTAATAAATTTAAAGACCTGTAATAATTATCATAATTATTCAATAAGTCTTTTTCTGTTAAATCACCCTTTATTAAAGCATTGAATAATTCTTCTTCAATATATTCCACTTTTTTATAATCTTTAAGTGTTTTTGAATCTATATTGGATAAATCACTATCCATGATTAATTTTGGATAAAATTTGATTTTTTCATCATCATTGAATATTACCGGAAATGTTGAAGAAATTAAAAATGGAGATCTGCCCTCTTCAAATTCTTTTAACATTTTTTCAATTAAATCTGGATATAATTCACTTATTGCAGAGGTTAATGCTCCAAATAATGTATCTGAGTGTAATTTTGGAAATGTTGATAATGGTTTAATATAAACCAACATTAGTTAACCCCCTATTTAATTGCATTAATTACTTCGGTTATATCATCTGATTCTATAAGTATTTCTTCTTCAACGTTTTCTTTATAATATTCAGTTGTTCTTTTAGTTAATTTGATATTTTCAAATTTAATTTGACCAAAACCTCTAGAACCACTTCCGCCAAGATAATTATCTTCTAAAAGTCTCATAGCATCTAAAAGATAGGAAATATTTTCATCATCACCATCATAAACTGAAAATACAATTTCAAAATCAAATTTAGAACCTTTTGGCACTCTTTCAATGTTTCTTGGAGTTGCTGAAGAATCAATTCGGTTAATATTGTTTTCATATTTTAACTCAGCACCACTAATTAAAGATTCAGTTTCCCACAACTCTAAGGTATCCTTATCCGGATATGCATCTCTAACAATAGTTCTTGTTGGGAATTTAAGTTCAGTTTGTTTTTCATCAGAAGAGATGCCGAATAATTTAACTGCTATACAATTTGCATCATCAGAGGGTTTGCCGTTATTATTAATGACACTTTGAGCTGACTTTTTATCGTTTAACTCAGTTAAAAATCTAAGTTTACCTTTAAGAGAAGATCCTGGAATGTAAGGATTACCAGTTACAGAATCCCTAATAATTACGTTGTCACTTCCTCCAATGTCAATTGTATCACTGGATCCTCCAATGTGAAGACCAGTTTTACAAGTTATTTTTCCTTGAATTAAATAATTTTTAATAAACATTCCTAAACCTTCCTCTTTTATTTTTAGATACTTCTTCATATTTGTGATAAGCTACAATTGATTCGAAAAATTTAACAAAAATATCAAAATTTTTCATTTTTAGTTCATCATCTTCAACATTATCCACTTTAGCCATTGCCGCTAAAATAACATCATAAAATGGCTTTGGTAAGTTTTTACGACCTACTGAAACTGCCATTCTTGGTTTTAATAAGTAAAATTCCGTTTCAATTTCATCCCAAGTTGTTTTTTGTTCCATCTTCTTTAAAGCTGCAAAGAATTTTCTAAGTTGTGTTGTGTTTAACTTTTTAGAATTTTTTGCAACAATATGTGCATAACCTGTTTCTGCATCAAGGAAATATGGAGTTTCAATTTCACTTAAATGACTACAAGCATTTATTTTTTGTATAACACTATTAATATCAGACATCTAATCACCTTAATCTTAAACTAACCCATGATACTGGAGTTTTAATCCAGGGCATGAATTTAATTCCATTTTTATCAACACATTCCTTTACCTGTGAATTGTTGATTGATCTTAATTTATATTTAAATATTGGAATATATGATTTAGTTAACAATCTATTTTGAATATCCTCATTCCATTCATCTTCATTTGAAATATTGAAATTTTTGTTGAAATTTTTCTCCCAAATATTTAGTAATGAATGTGTCAATCCTCTTGAAAGATCTTTTGATTCGTTTTTCTCTTCCAAATATTTTGCAAAATCAAATATTTCATCAAAACCTTTTTCTAAACCATTACTTTCCCACATTAATGTTTCACCAAAGACTGTGATTTTATCACGTCCACAATCCTTTGACTTTTCAAGTTCCGCATCAGCCATTAAAGCCGCTTTTCCAATTGGGAATTTTGGAGAAACAATACTAATTCCTGCTGAAATAGTAATATCCTCATTATCCGCAGTCCATATTTTAAATCTCCTTCTAAATTCTTGTGCAAATAAAATCACATCATCATACGGACCAACAACTAACAAATCGTCCCCACCGGAATAGTTAATATGAATAGTTGATGTCCCCTCACCTTTTGGAAGATCCTTTTTAGGCCTATAAACGGTTTCAGTTTCATTCTCAAATGTTAATGTTTTAATTTCACATTCCGTGTCTTTTGGAAGTTCTGTTGTAAAATTAAATTTATCAACAATTTGATTTATTCGTCCTGAGAAGAACAAATCAAGATAAAAACTTAAAGAAGAAACTCTTGAAATACTTGCACCGCCAATATGTTTAAAGCCTTTGGAAAATATTAGACCGAGATTGTCTACATCCATTTTCAATACTCCAAGTTTATTCGCCCCTTTTGCAATTTCAGCAAGATGGTTGAAATAAAGTGGAGTTCCATGAATATTTGGAATGCTATTACCAATTACTTTAAAGTCAAAGGAAACATTTTCGCTAGATATATCAAAGTCTAAAAAATTAGTATCATTTAATTTATAAATAATGAATTTGACATCCGGATTTTGTTTAATGACATCCGAAACTTGAGACTTATTCCTTTTAAACAGATAACCAATATTTAATTTAGGATAAAACAATGATTTAGGAATTTTATCATTTGCGACATATTTAATTAAGTATTTTGCATTTGCAACTTCACCACCTAATCTTTCATGTTTTAAACAATCATGACAATAAACATCCTCCGACTCATTTCCGCAAACAGGACATAAATCATAATTTGCCCCAGATTCAACATTAAATACTTCATTAAGCTGATTTAAAAATTTATGTTTCTTATTCTCATTTAATAATACTGTAAGATCAGATAAAATTTTATCAAAATTGGCTAAATCATCACCACATGCATTTATCGAAACAATGTTTAAGAACAATTCTGCATTAAACTTGTCAATGAATTCATGATTAACCTCTAAATTAATCTTATTGACTATTTCATCAGTTTTCTGAGTATTAGGTGCGATAATTGTAAAACGCCCGCCGCCACATAATAGAATATTAGATGAGTCCAGATCCAAATCAAAAATTATTTTTGAAGCGATTGATTCACATAATAAAGTTAAATAAAGAGAACGTCCACGTAACCGTTTACTCATACCACTTTGTGCATCTTCTGGAGTTTGAACTCTATAAATAAAGTTTTGTATACCTGAAATATCACCGTTGATAATCCTATAAACCTCCTGAGTATCAGTTTGATTTAATTTTTCATTTTTTGAGAACAGATATCTGCAATTAGCAATAGCAACAGTTGTCTTTAAGTGATCATACAAAGAAATATCACTTTCAGAATAATAAGTTGCAGATGGAACAGTAGAAGTATACTTCTTCAATAATGCCAAGACACTTTCAAAATCCTTATTTTCAAGTAATTTAAATTCATCAACAAATCTATTCCATAAATGTTGATAATCAGGAACTAAATTCCATCCATTTTTAATTTTTTCGCTTTGGGGATGAAGGGCTTTTGTAAAGTCAAGTTCAACCAAAGGCACATACAAATCATCATGTTTTTCACCATCAAGAGAAATCCTTGAAAAAATAGAAGTTAAAGGAGTTAATAAAACATCTGATTTATCCTCTGAGCTAATACGTTCTTTTGATGAATGATGGTCTGCCTTTTGAACAATTTTACACAATTCAGGAAAATCAGATTTGGAAGGGTTATGATGATATAACACTAAATCTTCAACATAATCATCAAAATAATCTTTAACAAAATCTGCTGACCATTTAGAATGAGCTCCAGACTTACCATAATCCGACATATCCAATTTTTCATATTTAGAATCATATGCATGGGAAGATTTACCTAGATTATCCGCTCTTTGGTAAAATTTACCAATGTCATGGAATAGGCTAGCAAATTTCAAAATTTTGTAATCATCCATTTAAAAATAACCTCCATATATTTGTTATACATAATATGTATTTAAAAATATTTAAACTTATTTAAAAAAATTTTGGACATGGAAAAACTTTTTATTTTTTTACGGATTTAAGAGTGGGTTGTGTACCATATTCACTGTTTGATAGAATATATTTTAATTTGTCTTATTGATATTTTGGGGTTTAAATGATGTTGTGGTTTTTATCTGGCAATATTTGTTTGAGTATGCATTAATGACAGAGTGTAAAAAATTTAACGATTGATGGCACTGTCTAAAATTGTCATGATGTAGCTATTTGGTTTTTTAATTGATTTTTAGTGTTGTTTTTTGATTGGTGAGTTATTACATTTCTGTTTATCCATCTTATTAGTCCTTCTTTTGTTTGATATACTATTTTCATGGCTTTTGATGGTGTTATTTTGAAGTATCCTTCGATTTTATTGTTTGTTTTTGGTATTTGAGGGTCTTGAAAGTATGTGGTGGTTTTATTCGAATTTTTTGTTGAGGTTTTTTAGGAATTTTTGTGTATCTTCGTCAATTGGTTTAATTAGTTGTATATGGTGTTAAATCTTCTATTTACATCTTTTGAGAGTTTACATCGGAAATATTTGATATTCATTTGTCTATATTCTTTTGTTCTTTGTGTTCTTTTCTCAGTCTTTCGTTTTCAGAATCTAGGTTTTTTGAAGTATTATTGTAAATAAATTCCACCTATAGTTAATTACTAAACTTTTGGTATAAATGTTTCGAGCCATTTGTCATAAACTTTTGTTCCAGAAATCGATTCATTATATGTTTTTATAGTTAATTCTTGTAGAAATTCTT
This portion of the Methanobrevibacter sp. V74 genome encodes:
- the csm4 gene encoding type III-A CRISPR-associated RAMP protein Csm4 is translated as MLVYIKPLSTFPKLHSDTLFGALTSAISELYPDLIEKMLKEFEEGRSPFLISSTFPVIFNDDEKIKFYPKLIMDSDLSNIDSKTLKDYKKVEYIEEELFNALIKGDLTEKDLLNNYDNYYRSLNLLMSEKLNVDFGFGENILPNNMVNRLINETEIFYTQGDSYKNLGLFYLVYLFDEGYGKIIESAMKFLKDRGFGRDISTGKGHFDFEIESVLNYEDNEGDNMFVSLSRFIPTENDLKRINEYSFYEIGSKRGRDKSGEIRKQVRFFKEGSVFPNFQLTYGNIVKSGDINPAIEYGYAYPLRFSKEIK
- the csm2 gene encoding type III-A CRISPR-associated protein Csm2; this translates as MSDINSVIQKINACSHLSEIETPYFLDAETGYAHIVAKNSKKLNTTQLRKFFAALKKMEQKTTWDEIETEFYLLKPRMAVSVGRKNLPKPFYDVILAAMAKVDNVEDDELKMKNFDIFVKFFESIVAYHKYEEVSKNKRGRFRNVY
- the csm5 gene encoding type III-A CRISPR-associated RAMP protein Csm5 — its product is MKCDIKVLSPIHIGSGEKYTASEYVKSKAKTNKGNILNIIKRMDVSSYFSSLDENKKDDLLRDLSNPNFNLGNFDSRISNSYVKYKAIDKTKKEIYPSQEIAEAIKTLNELYIPGSSIKGAIKTAILFNELDGRLISKISKNILSDNGSVIKKNYGRFMNDIFASNKAPPKAPPAQWDIMKFLQVSDTNTIKSPTIYDVATVMASFKWGDNEFYSKNKRTHEPILIYLETIARGKKLSFEIRNHYDYDIFKSLGLDDKKHLIDIKNIKRYIFNFSKSLIRNEIEFSEDYEIDYLNKFYLNLEKQNSIDNPVLRVGGGSGFLATTVGLKIMDHDETIFERIRKGTRGKTYDYSFPKSRKITQVGGMPLGWIQLSFGEV
- the cas10 gene encoding type III-A CRISPR-associated protein Cas10/Csm1, with protein sequence MDDYKILKFASLFHDIGKFYQRADNLGKSSHAYDSKYEKLDMSDYGKSGAHSKWSADFVKDYFDDYVEDLVLYHHNPSKSDFPELCKIVQKADHHSSKERISSEDKSDVLLTPLTSIFSRISLDGEKHDDLYVPLVELDFTKALHPQSEKIKNGWNLVPDYQHLWNRFVDEFKLLENKDFESVLALLKKYTSTVPSATYYSESDISLYDHLKTTVAIANCRYLFSKNEKLNQTDTQEVYRIINGDISGIQNFIYRVQTPEDAQSGMSKRLRGRSLYLTLLCESIASKIIFDLDLDSSNILLCGGGRFTIIAPNTQKTDEIVNKINLEVNHEFIDKFNAELFLNIVSINACGDDLANFDKILSDLTVLLNENKKHKFLNQLNEVFNVESGANYDLCPVCGNESEDVYCHDCLKHERLGGEVANAKYLIKYVANDKIPKSLFYPKLNIGYLFKRNKSQVSDVIKQNPDVKFIIYKLNDTNFLDFDISSENVSFDFKVIGNSIPNIHGTPLYFNHLAEIAKGANKLGVLKMDVDNLGLIFSKGFKHIGGASISRVSSLSFYLDLFFSGRINQIVDKFNFTTELPKDTECEIKTLTFENETETVYRPKKDLPKGEGTSTIHINYSGGDDLLVVGPYDDVILFAQEFRRRFKIWTADNEDITISAGISIVSPKFPIGKAALMADAELEKSKDCGRDKITVFGETLMWESNGLEKGFDEIFDFAKYLEEKNESKDLSRGLTHSLLNIWEKNFNKNFNISNEDEWNEDIQNRLLTKSYIPIFKYKLRSINNSQVKECVDKNGIKFMPWIKTPVSWVSLRLR
- the csm3 gene encoding type III-A CRISPR-associated RAMP protein Csm3: MFIKNYLIQGKITCKTGLHIGGSSDTIDIGGSDNVIIRDSVTGNPYIPGSSLKGKLRFLTELNDKKSAQSVINNNGKPSDDANCIAVKLFGISSDEKQTELKFPTRTIVRDAYPDKDTLELWETESLISGAELKYENNINRIDSSATPRNIERVPKGSKFDFEIVFSVYDGDDENISYLLDAMRLLEDNYLGGSGSRGFGQIKFENIKLTKRTTEYYKENVEEEILIESDDITEVINAIK